A single window of bacterium DNA harbors:
- a CDS encoding beta-ketoacyl-[acyl-carrier-protein] synthase family protein: MSGISDKAVAITGIGMICPVGITTSQCWKNLVAGKPGIKRITSFDTSGCITKIGGELPLEYYELEEKEFPKRLRKQTTAATRIGLLSAKEAIADSGLEMEKLDPYRCAVITGSGGASFEDGKEPQDADADNRFMVLQTMVNAISAWISIKYGFKGPSYNVSTACASGGHAIAAACDYLRSGKGDMAVAVGVDTMLTPKSINGFNQLHALSEENEFPEKASRPFDRKRGGFVLANGGCSLILEGLEKACRRGARIYAVISGHGVTSEAFNIMSPEPSGREMAKTMSLALQDSKVHKARIGYINAHGTSTHHNDLCETIAIKMVFGEDAFRLAVSSQKSMIGHTIGAAGVLECAATALSLSQGIIPPTINHEEPDPECDLDYVPNEAREVKNLEAAMSNSFGFGGHNCSLVLERYP; the protein is encoded by the coding sequence ATGAGCGGGATAAGCGACAAGGCAGTAGCTATTACCGGCATTGGAATGATCTGCCCGGTGGGGATAACTACATCACAATGCTGGAAAAACTTGGTTGCAGGCAAGCCGGGTATCAAGCGGATTACCTCGTTTGATACCTCCGGCTGCATAACCAAAATAGGCGGCGAGCTTCCCCTGGAATACTATGAGCTGGAAGAGAAGGAATTTCCCAAGAGGCTTCGCAAGCAAACGACCGCGGCTACGCGGATAGGATTACTCAGCGCGAAGGAAGCCATAGCGGATAGCGGGCTGGAAATGGAAAAACTCGATCCTTACCGCTGTGCAGTCATTACCGGATCGGGTGGAGCAAGCTTTGAGGATGGAAAAGAGCCGCAGGATGCGGACGCAGATAACAGATTCATGGTCTTACAGACGATGGTTAATGCCATCTCCGCCTGGATATCGATCAAATACGGCTTCAAGGGACCTTCATACAATGTCTCGACTGCCTGTGCTTCCGGCGGTCACGCCATAGCGGCCGCCTGTGATTATCTGCGCTCAGGCAAGGGAGATATGGCGGTAGCTGTCGGTGTCGATACCATGCTGACCCCAAAAAGTATCAATGGCTTCAACCAGTTGCACGCCCTGTCCGAGGAAAATGAATTCCCCGAAAAGGCAAGCCGTCCGTTTGACCGGAAAAGGGGAGGATTCGTTCTGGCCAACGGCGGATGTTCCCTCATCCTGGAGGGGCTGGAAAAGGCCTGCCGGAGAGGAGCCAGGATTTACGCCGTGATCTCCGGCCATGGAGTGACCTCGGAGGCCTTCAACATCATGTCTCCTGAGCCAAGCGGCAGGGAAATGGCCAAAACCATGTCTCTGGCCCTGCAGGATTCGAAAGTTCACAAGGCCAGGATCGGCTATATCAATGCTCATGGCACGTCCACCCACCATAATGACCTGTGTGAAACCATAGCCATAAAAATGGTTTTTGGGGAAGATGCCTTCCGGCTGGCTGTCAGTTCCCAAAAATCCATGATCGGTCATACCATCGGAGCTGCCGGAGTTCTTGAATGCGCGGCTACTGCCCTTTCTCTCTCTCAGGGAATTATCCCGCCAACGATCAACCATGAGGAGCCGGATCCTGAATGCGATCTGGATTATGTACCGAACGAAGCCAGAGAGGTTAAAAATCTGGAGGCGGCCATGAGCAATTCATTTGGATTCGGCGGACATAATTGTTCACTGGTGCTGGAGCGATACCCATGA
- a CDS encoding radical SAM protein, translating into MSISVLQPKGAALRILLVNPPNSGKNIIIEKYGVDIIRQVFKQEPLSLELLAGVVGSETVEIFDMKADSTSYERKLSEFQPDLVGITCMTCEAQTALQLMKQTKEYDSGITTVVGGVHASNDPEFFNHPSVDYVVVGLGKKTFSDLVRGIREKKDVRKIPGVGSFPDGKFQISHRKFLADDLVDDVPPNKELVRKYRPYYRLDNAKITIGAVDTAYGCTNKCNFCCLWKSTQGQYLARSPEAVVRDIELSNDDFFIRLVDANTFGDKKRAERIASLIMQQGINKVFIADARADTIVNFPQLISLWRKAGLKLVVVGLEEISDEHLTDFNKRTSLKINTEAIRILHDNGIIVIGDFIISPDYQEKNFDNLRKYVEENKIESPGFSVLTPMPGTALYERMKDRIIIRDLDYYTLTNAVLPTAMPEDKFYQRIGDLYRHFHSHSLAQQLMAKLFLRESFIKVGELLKRRFTKND; encoded by the coding sequence TTGTCAATATCTGTTTTGCAGCCAAAAGGAGCGGCCTTGAGGATATTACTCGTCAACCCGCCGAATAGCGGAAAGAATATCATTATCGAAAAGTATGGCGTAGATATCATTCGCCAGGTATTCAAGCAGGAGCCCCTGTCGCTTGAGCTTCTTGCCGGTGTGGTCGGATCGGAGACGGTTGAGATTTTCGATATGAAGGCAGACAGCACCTCCTATGAGAGGAAACTGTCGGAATTTCAACCGGACCTCGTCGGGATAACCTGCATGACCTGTGAGGCCCAGACCGCCCTGCAGCTTATGAAACAGACCAAAGAGTATGATTCCGGAATTACTACCGTGGTCGGCGGCGTACATGCGAGCAATGATCCGGAGTTTTTCAATCACCCTTCGGTAGACTATGTTGTTGTGGGATTAGGGAAAAAGACCTTCTCGGACCTGGTCAGGGGAATTCGGGAGAAGAAAGATGTCAGAAAGATACCGGGGGTGGGAAGCTTCCCCGACGGGAAATTCCAGATCTCCCACCGCAAATTCCTCGCCGATGACCTCGTGGACGATGTTCCCCCCAATAAAGAGCTGGTCAGGAAATACCGGCCCTACTACCGCCTGGACAATGCAAAGATAACCATCGGGGCAGTGGATACAGCCTATGGATGTACGAATAAATGTAATTTCTGCTGCCTGTGGAAAAGCACCCAGGGGCAGTATCTGGCCAGAAGTCCGGAGGCGGTGGTCAGGGACATCGAGCTGTCGAATGACGATTTCTTTATCCGGCTGGTTGATGCCAATACCTTTGGGGATAAAAAAAGGGCCGAGCGGATTGCCTCGCTGATCATGCAGCAGGGTATCAACAAGGTGTTTATTGCCGATGCGCGGGCGGATACGATCGTAAACTTCCCGCAGCTCATCAGCCTGTGGCGGAAAGCCGGATTGAAGCTGGTGGTCGTCGGTCTTGAGGAAATCAGCGATGAGCACCTTACGGATTTTAACAAAAGGACATCCCTGAAGATCAACACCGAGGCCATCAGGATACTCCACGATAATGGCATCATTGTTATTGGGGATTTTATTATTTCCCCTGATTACCAGGAAAAAAACTTTGACAATCTCAGGAAGTACGTGGAAGAAAACAAAATCGAAAGCCCGGGATTCTCGGTACTGACCCCCATGCCGGGGACCGCGTTGTACGAGCGGATGAAAGACCGGATCATCATCAGGGACCTGGACTACTATACCCTGACCAACGCGGTTCTCCCGACGGCCATGCCTGAAGATAAATTTTACCAGAGGATTGGTGACCTGTACCGGCACTTTCATTCTCATTCGCTTGCTCAGCAGCTTATGGCCAAGTTGTTTCTCCGGGAATCTTTCATTAAAGTGGGGGAATTACTCAAGAGAAGGTTTACCAAAAACGATTAA
- a CDS encoding enoyl-CoA hydratase/isomerase family protein yields MPVQQKKFLELAQEDRILIVTLSNPPENKLNNELFLELNTCRYLFLSPDVDLIIFTGRGNWFSKGFDLGLIRACSDPQVLREHLAFTNKVYAFIESLEKPVIAAINGHCLGGGLELALVCHLRLCSEKARLGLPELSVGIIPGLGGVHRLTKAVGQAKAFEMIALGDVISASEALRINLVNRVLPREDFMRHVLGLARTLLMADRNRLRDVIRLIRNSGNKSEQENISAVIDSFVNICFAAKRSGLEDITRQPAE; encoded by the coding sequence ATGCCCGTCCAACAGAAGAAGTTTTTGGAATTGGCCCAGGAAGATCGGATTCTCATCGTTACCCTCAGCAATCCGCCGGAGAACAAGCTGAACAACGAGCTTTTTCTGGAGCTTAATACCTGCCGATACCTGTTCTTGTCACCGGACGTTGATCTTATCATCTTTACCGGCCGGGGGAACTGGTTCTCCAAGGGGTTTGACCTTGGTCTCATCCGGGCTTGCAGCGATCCTCAGGTGCTGAGGGAGCATCTGGCTTTTACCAATAAGGTTTATGCCTTTATCGAGAGTCTGGAAAAGCCTGTGATTGCGGCCATCAATGGTCACTGCCTTGGAGGGGGGCTGGAACTGGCCCTGGTGTGTCACCTGAGATTGTGCTCGGAAAAGGCCCGTCTGGGACTTCCGGAATTATCGGTGGGTATTATCCCCGGACTGGGGGGAGTCCACCGCCTGACAAAAGCTGTCGGACAGGCCAAGGCCTTTGAGATGATTGCCCTGGGGGATGTCATTTCAGCTTCCGAAGCCCTGCGGATCAACCTCGTCAACAGGGTCCTGCCCAGAGAGGACTTTATGCGCCATGTCCTTGGCCTGGCCAGGACATTGCTCATGGCGGATCGAAACCGCCTGCGGGATGTCATCCGGCTTATCAGGAATTCCGGGAATAAAAGTGAACAGGAAAATATCAGTGCAGTAATCGATAGCTTTGTCAATATCTGTTTTGCAGCCAAAAGGAGCGGCCTTGAGGATATTACTCGTCAACCCGCCGAATAG
- a CDS encoding nitroreductase family protein produces the protein MKTEDAISLKEIIYSRSSIRKFSDKPVPEELLYQVIDAGRMSPSPTNSQPWYFSIFTGQDTKLISELLSEEAQSLIVPGYRDIIFQSAQITAQAPHIITAWNMKHFSSRLKKIEGLIGENFSRNYERAELVSIGCAVQNMWLMAHSLGLGMVWLMASLSGSEKCAEKFGLRGELIAYLPIGYPLDGNNTALKKKRKNLSDICSFYSAKERIMANE, from the coding sequence ATGAAAACCGAAGATGCAATAAGCCTGAAAGAGATTATCTACAGCCGCAGCAGCATCAGGAAATTTTCGGATAAACCGGTTCCTGAAGAGCTTCTGTACCAGGTGATCGATGCCGGCCGGATGTCTCCCTCGCCGACCAACAGCCAGCCGTGGTACTTCTCCATATTTACCGGACAGGACACAAAACTGATATCCGAGCTTCTCTCCGAGGAAGCACAAAGCCTGATCGTGCCAGGGTACAGGGACATTATTTTCCAATCCGCCCAGATCACCGCCCAGGCCCCTCATATCATTACTGCCTGGAATATGAAGCATTTTTCAAGCCGGCTAAAAAAAATCGAGGGATTGATAGGAGAGAATTTCAGCCGCAACTATGAACGGGCGGAACTGGTATCCATCGGCTGCGCTGTGCAGAATATGTGGCTTATGGCTCACTCTCTGGGCCTGGGGATGGTCTGGCTCATGGCCAGTCTGAGTGGTTCCGAAAAGTGCGCGGAAAAGTTTGGCCTGAGGGGAGAACTTATAGCCTACCTGCCCATCGGCTATCCGCTCGATGGTAACAATACCGCACTGAAAAAGAAGAGAAAAAACCTGTCGGATATTTGCAGCTTTTATTCGGCAAAAGAGAGGATCATGGCCAATGAATAA
- a CDS encoding outer membrane lipoprotein-sorting protein, with amino-acid sequence MNKTAAGMVSSFSIVLIVISLLLCLTVDPAPIVWGQPKGNADQQDAFKKGRSIMEEVERRAKSVAEHIQMNMIIRDPAGKERERTLEVWNEYGRSGKRRNLMRFTSPQMVRNTSLLSLERESGEEDDQWLYLPILRKSKRIAAAAKTSEFVGTDYTFEDLSAENIDDFKYEFQGEKKIDNHDCFVVRAMPLERRAKSSGYKERVIFIRKDVYTPVEIHHYDRDGKFFKKWVASDLANVKGNCWRANREEMVKVRENQCTILVVKKRVTSDTLEDSIFTQRELTKEY; translated from the coding sequence ATGAATAAGACAGCGGCAGGCATGGTCAGTTCTTTTTCGATTGTTTTGATTGTCATTTCCCTGCTCCTCTGCCTGACAGTAGACCCCGCTCCGATAGTATGGGGACAGCCGAAGGGAAATGCTGACCAGCAGGATGCTTTCAAAAAGGGACGCTCGATTATGGAGGAAGTGGAAAGAAGGGCCAAGTCAGTGGCTGAGCATATCCAGATGAATATGATTATCCGTGACCCGGCAGGCAAGGAAAGGGAGAGAACCCTCGAGGTCTGGAATGAATATGGCAGAAGCGGAAAGCGCAGGAATCTGATGCGCTTTACCAGCCCTCAGATGGTGAGAAATACCAGCCTGCTCTCCCTGGAGCGTGAGTCCGGCGAGGAAGACGACCAGTGGCTGTACCTGCCTATCCTGCGCAAAAGCAAGCGGATAGCAGCCGCCGCCAAGACCAGCGAGTTTGTGGGAACCGATTATACCTTTGAGGATTTGAGCGCCGAAAATATCGACGATTTCAAGTACGAGTTTCAGGGTGAGAAGAAAATCGATAACCACGACTGTTTTGTCGTCAGAGCGATGCCTTTGGAGAGAAGGGCAAAAAGCAGCGGCTATAAAGAGCGGGTCATCTTTATCAGGAAGGATGTCTATACTCCGGTGGAGATTCACCATTACGACCGGGATGGGAAGTTCTTCAAAAAATGGGTGGCCTCTGATTTAGCCAATGTCAAGGGTAACTGCTGGCGGGCAAACAGGGAGGAAATGGTTAAGGTCAGGGAAAATCAGTGTACCATTCTCGTGGTCAAAAAGCGGGTAACCAGTGATACCCTGGAGGATTCGATTTTCACCCAGCGTGAGTTGACGAAAGAATATTAA
- a CDS encoding class I SAM-dependent methyltransferase codes for MEPREFHWPMSAVYSRFFARLMEPAYAQAARKIAVPQHASTLLDIGGADGRLAIALARRYPHLTRIVTADISQDLVARARRKAEQHGLSGKIDPQVQDVHKLSYADNSFDMVISFGSLHHWRDPLRGLHESCRVLKPGGTLAIYDGNGRVSFRDIREEVSLVDGSSIWTVLVYWIGSRDFLDRHELARIVRQADIGFISISENGPVCHIGGVKQ; via the coding sequence ATGGAACCCCGCGAATTTCACTGGCCGATGAGCGCAGTCTACAGCAGGTTTTTTGCACGGTTGATGGAGCCTGCCTATGCGCAGGCTGCCCGCAAAATAGCCGTTCCGCAGCATGCCAGTACACTCCTTGACATTGGAGGAGCAGACGGCAGGCTGGCTATCGCCCTGGCCAGGCGGTATCCACACCTTACCAGGATCGTGACCGCAGACATCTCGCAGGACCTGGTGGCCCGCGCCCGGCGTAAGGCCGAGCAGCATGGTCTGAGCGGAAAAATCGACCCGCAGGTTCAGGATGTACATAAGCTGAGCTATGCCGACAACAGCTTTGATATGGTCATAAGCTTTGGTTCTCTGCACCATTGGCGGGACCCGTTACGAGGGCTCCACGAATCATGCCGCGTCCTGAAACCCGGCGGCACCCTGGCTATCTATGACGGTAATGGGCGGGTGTCATTTAGGGATATAAGAGAGGAAGTTTCCCTGGTCGATGGATCTTCCATCTGGACCGTCCTTGTGTACTGGATCGGGAGCAGGGATTTCCTTGATCGGCATGAGCTTGCCCGCATTGTTCGCCAGGCAGACATCGGGTTTATCTCGATCTCGGAGAACGGGCCGGTATGCCATATCGGGGGAGTGAAGCAGTAG
- a CDS encoding ABC transporter ATP-binding protein gives MVNLENVSKSYQGGEVEVKVLHDLTLSIRGGLAVVLGSSGCGKTTLLNLIGGLDFPSKGRIFFEGKEIPFHDPRQLTFYRREKIGFIFQFYNLLPTLTALENLEIILDLSSGSKKEKRERCMHYLKTVNMADKACRFPYQLSGGEQQRVAIARALVKNPVMVLADEPTGNLDEANHEVIMDLIRGMASKNGTSFILATHNEKAVSLADQVIVIRNGRIVENSLDGFHGEGLA, from the coding sequence ATGGTAAATCTCGAGAACGTGTCCAAGTCATACCAGGGAGGAGAGGTAGAAGTAAAGGTGCTGCATGACTTAACTCTTTCCATCCGGGGAGGTCTGGCAGTTGTTCTGGGCTCTTCGGGATGCGGCAAAACCACCCTGCTCAATCTCATCGGAGGGCTGGACTTTCCCAGCAAAGGCAGGATCTTCTTTGAAGGGAAGGAAATACCCTTTCACGATCCCCGGCAGCTCACCTTCTACCGCAGGGAAAAGATCGGATTCATATTCCAGTTTTATAATCTGCTGCCAACCTTGACTGCCCTGGAAAACCTGGAGATTATTCTGGATCTGAGTTCCGGCAGTAAGAAGGAAAAGCGGGAGCGCTGCATGCATTACCTGAAAACCGTGAACATGGCGGATAAAGCCTGCCGGTTTCCCTATCAGCTTTCAGGAGGAGAGCAGCAGAGGGTGGCTATAGCCAGGGCCCTGGTTAAAAATCCGGTTATGGTCCTCGCCGACGAGCCTACCGGAAACCTGGATGAGGCTAATCATGAGGTAATCATGGACCTGATCCGGGGAATGGCCTCGAAAAACGGGACTTCCTTTATCCTGGCTACCCATAACGAGAAGGCAGTCAGCCTGGCTGACCAGGTTATCGTTATCCGAAACGGGAGGATCGTTGAAAACAGCCTGGACGGATTTCATGGTGAAGGTCTGGCATGA
- a CDS encoding phosphopantetheine-binding protein produces MQKILSDEEKKTIYEEVREILSEELGVALDKINPETRIIDDLGGDSLIYLEMIEEFKKKYKFSLEVRVIGQYILAHPVYTVREVANAVYDIIERGEDLIARKEEETEGEELAGGVELA; encoded by the coding sequence ATGCAGAAAATACTGAGCGATGAGGAGAAAAAGACTATTTATGAAGAGGTGAGAGAAATTCTGTCTGAGGAGCTGGGAGTGGCTTTGGACAAGATCAACCCGGAAACGAGAATCATTGATGATCTGGGAGGGGACTCGCTCATTTATCTGGAGATGATCGAGGAGTTCAAGAAGAAATACAAATTCAGCCTCGAAGTCAGAGTCATCGGTCAATACATACTCGCCCATCCGGTATATACCGTAAGAGAGGTAGCTAATGCCGTTTATGACATTATCGAGCGGGGAGAAGATCTGATCGCCAGGAAAGAAGAGGAGACTGAAGGGGAAGAACTGGCCGGAGGAGTCGAATTGGCATGA
- a CDS encoding ABC transporter permease produces the protein MMFPKRIFGKIVKDFWRIKYRTMAIILTIAISVAIHTGTHTSLQSINETCARLYREMHLSDLQFNFIPATEDELPCRPHERIAGIERLEKRLILPGSIEAKNDELIATLLVVLDEEKEPQVNSLKIMKGSYFQGKDCHCVLLDYTFARERGYKVGDKITLGVQGFFSELTVSGLVVNAEHLLTAANPDYYMPVKNSLGIAYIPMGMIKELFGYRIYNNFSLTCSRGADIRDIRRAFSQLLTRHGLALDSVLLQSDLFSVKVIERDMRSFFMVLPAIVGIFILVSFLILFFSLSRMIQQEMTQLGTLLACGFNSFQLVSAYLGAAALLGLIGYLIGCAGSNFMADINVTSYASGTGLPLVFRYYNGKSFLIAFLFSLGAPMIAAGFSLMQIRRLSIAEMLGRTMEKPWSFRRKTKADTTGPVPVTCQGNPVLERGSILKMGMRNLWRRKLFFLLSAFSIVLGIALAESLLTANVSIYRTIDDFFRLEKWDLFIPFTGLVEGQRIDRIKQIQGISRVSPFRKELVTLHIGRKREPYQLVGIAGEHSLIRPDIIEGGFFSSNDAREIILNMEMRDKYGLKVGDQVEVWAGNRRKANCKLVGIMNNFTLGQAFVPAGFAQDISENRDRFAGVFLALDLPFEKIRSSLQKLDFVGYIVRKDDARKTFHINMKKISTFIHTYSLLSLVLSICIIFVNLYLNTIYRKSEYAVLLANGFGQREIGLMIFWEVLAIVIIVITAAIPISILIIKFFCCKIAQASIVLHLQIRLVDYLKIFIPMIVLMAGVAWYCIRYASSIDITGTMRNRINE, from the coding sequence ATGATGTTTCCCAAAAGAATCTTCGGCAAGATAGTGAAAGATTTCTGGCGGATAAAATACCGGACCATGGCCATCATCCTGACTATTGCCATCAGTGTAGCCATTCACACGGGAACCCATACCTCGCTGCAGAGCATCAATGAAACCTGTGCCAGGCTGTACCGGGAGATGCATCTTTCCGACCTCCAGTTCAATTTTATTCCTGCCACCGAAGATGAATTGCCATGCAGACCGCACGAGCGGATTGCAGGCATCGAACGCCTGGAAAAGCGGCTCATTCTCCCCGGAAGCATCGAGGCCAAAAACGATGAGCTGATTGCTACCCTGCTCGTGGTCCTCGATGAAGAGAAAGAGCCGCAGGTCAACAGCCTGAAAATCATGAAGGGCTCGTATTTCCAGGGCAAAGACTGCCACTGTGTTCTCCTCGATTATACCTTTGCCAGAGAGCGCGGGTATAAGGTCGGCGATAAGATCACCCTGGGAGTGCAGGGTTTTTTTTCCGAGCTTACCGTCAGCGGGCTTGTGGTCAACGCGGAACATCTGCTGACTGCCGCCAATCCGGACTACTATATGCCGGTCAAGAATTCCCTGGGTATCGCCTATATACCGATGGGCATGATCAAGGAGCTTTTCGGCTACCGGATATACAACAATTTCTCGCTGACCTGCTCCCGGGGAGCCGATATTCGGGATATCAGGAGAGCGTTCAGTCAACTGCTCACCAGGCATGGCCTTGCGCTGGACAGTGTGCTTTTGCAGAGCGATCTTTTCAGTGTCAAGGTAATCGAACGTGACATGCGGTCATTTTTCATGGTCCTGCCTGCCATTGTCGGGATATTCATTCTGGTTTCTTTCCTGATTCTCTTTTTCTCGCTCAGCCGGATGATTCAGCAGGAAATGACTCAATTGGGAACTTTACTGGCCTGTGGGTTCAATTCTTTTCAGCTCGTCAGTGCTTACCTGGGTGCAGCGGCCCTGCTGGGGCTCATCGGGTATCTTATCGGCTGCGCAGGATCAAACTTTATGGCTGATATCAATGTTACCAGTTATGCATCCGGAACCGGCCTTCCGCTCGTATTCCGCTATTATAACGGGAAATCTTTCCTGATCGCCTTTCTCTTCAGCCTTGGAGCGCCCATGATAGCTGCCGGTTTTTCCCTGATGCAGATCCGCAGGTTGAGCATCGCCGAGATGCTGGGAAGAACCATGGAAAAACCATGGTCCTTCAGGAGAAAGACAAAGGCCGACACAACCGGCCCCGTTCCGGTGACCTGTCAGGGGAATCCGGTGCTTGAGCGGGGCTCCATTCTCAAAATGGGAATGCGCAACCTGTGGAGGAGAAAACTATTTTTTCTCCTGTCCGCTTTCAGTATCGTTCTCGGTATTGCCCTTGCCGAGTCGCTGTTGACCGCTAATGTCTCGATTTACCGGACCATTGACGATTTTTTCAGACTGGAAAAATGGGACCTGTTCATCCCCTTTACCGGCCTGGTGGAAGGACAAAGAATAGACAGGATCAAACAGATTCAGGGAATATCGCGGGTCAGCCCGTTCCGGAAGGAACTGGTTACCCTGCACATTGGCCGGAAAAGAGAGCCTTACCAGCTAGTCGGTATCGCCGGAGAGCATTCTCTCATCAGGCCGGATATCATCGAGGGAGGATTTTTTTCATCCAACGATGCCAGGGAAATTATCCTGAATATGGAGATGAGGGACAAGTATGGCTTGAAAGTGGGTGATCAGGTGGAAGTATGGGCGGGAAACCGGAGGAAAGCGAATTGTAAGCTCGTTGGAATCATGAATAACTTTACCTTGGGACAGGCTTTTGTACCGGCTGGATTTGCCCAGGACATCAGTGAAAACAGGGACCGGTTCGCAGGGGTTTTCCTTGCCCTTGATTTACCCTTTGAAAAGATCAGGAGCAGTCTGCAGAAGCTGGATTTTGTCGGCTACATCGTCCGCAAGGACGATGCCCGAAAGACCTTTCATATCAACATGAAGAAAATTTCGACCTTTATCCACACCTATAGCCTGTTGAGCCTTGTGCTGTCAATATGCATTATTTTTGTCAATCTTTACCTCAATACCATTTACCGAAAGAGTGAGTATGCTGTTCTCCTGGCCAACGGATTCGGACAGAGGGAAATCGGCCTGATGATCTTCTGGGAAGTCCTGGCTATTGTGATCATCGTGATTACGGCAGCGATTCCCATCAGTATCCTGATAATAAAATTTTTCTGCTGCAAAATCGCCCAAGCCTCAATCGTCCTTCATCTTCAGATCAGGCTGGTGGATTACCTGAAGATATTTATTCCGATGATCGTTCTGATGGCAGGCGTGGCCTGGTATTGCATCAGGTACGCCAGCAGCATCGATATAACCGGGACGATGAGAAACAGGATCAATGAATGA